A stretch of Corallococcus macrosporus DNA encodes these proteins:
- a CDS encoding NAD(P)-binding oxidoreductase, translating into MSSAAPRHLFVAGATGATGRTLMRQALAKGIAVTPHVRPRSANTEPASTWPKKAVLELADGPALVEAMKGSTTVLQLIGTMRKRFAAGDTYETSDIGTTRQLVDAAKAAGVDHFVLLTSVGAGSPVGAYLKAKAEAERIVRESGIPYTMVRPPALEGEYHAPPGILHALGKLPLLGNLKPMHLDQLAAVLLRISERRAPLDTALEGKRLWAEVEAVGR; encoded by the coding sequence ATGAGCAGCGCAGCTCCTCGTCATCTCTTCGTCGCGGGCGCCACGGGCGCGACGGGCCGCACGCTGATGCGGCAGGCCCTGGCGAAGGGCATCGCCGTGACGCCGCACGTGCGGCCCAGGAGCGCGAACACGGAGCCCGCGAGCACCTGGCCGAAGAAGGCGGTGCTGGAGCTGGCGGACGGGCCCGCGCTGGTGGAGGCGATGAAGGGCAGCACGACGGTGCTCCAGCTCATCGGCACGATGCGCAAGCGCTTCGCGGCCGGGGACACCTACGAGACGAGCGACATCGGCACCACGCGGCAACTGGTGGACGCGGCGAAGGCGGCGGGGGTGGACCACTTCGTGTTGCTGACGTCGGTGGGAGCGGGGAGCCCGGTGGGCGCGTACCTCAAGGCCAAGGCGGAAGCGGAGCGCATCGTCCGCGAGAGCGGCATCCCCTACACGATGGTCCGCCCGCCCGCGCTGGAGGGCGAATACCACGCACCGCCCGGCATCCTGCACGCCCTGGGCAAGCTGCCCCTCCTGGGCAACCTGAAGCCCATGCACCTGGATCAACTGGCCGCGGTGCTGCTGCGAATCTCGGAGCGCCGCGCGCCGCTGGACACCGCGCTGGAAGGCAAGCGCCTCTGGGCGGAGGTCGAAGCGGTAGGCCGGTAG
- a CDS encoding EcsC family protein, whose product MSKPLEVVNAVLDAGFEGLGPLCSATGLADEYLADSRYPNHEARIDSLIHWETGKLFTTGFLSGLGGLLTLPVSLPAGLGVSWAVQARLVGAIARIHGHDVEEDRVRTLTLLAIVGDIGKEVVKQAGIEVSQQLGMRALEAVPKHALSSINRAVGFRLVSKASQKGVVNLSKVVPLAGGLVGGAVDALACRAVGATARRLFSPGPGPLVPVPGMSPG is encoded by the coding sequence ATGTCGAAGCCGCTGGAAGTCGTGAACGCCGTCCTGGACGCGGGCTTCGAGGGCCTGGGGCCGCTGTGCAGCGCGACGGGGCTGGCGGACGAGTACCTGGCGGACTCGCGCTATCCGAACCACGAGGCGCGCATCGACTCACTCATCCACTGGGAGACGGGGAAGCTGTTCACCACGGGCTTCCTGTCCGGACTGGGCGGCCTGCTCACGCTGCCGGTGTCGCTGCCCGCGGGGCTGGGCGTGTCGTGGGCGGTGCAGGCGCGGCTCGTTGGCGCCATTGCTCGCATCCACGGGCACGACGTGGAGGAGGACCGCGTGCGGACCCTCACGCTGCTGGCCATCGTGGGGGACATTGGCAAGGAAGTGGTGAAGCAGGCCGGCATCGAAGTCAGCCAGCAACTGGGCATGCGCGCGCTGGAGGCCGTGCCGAAGCACGCGCTCAGCAGCATCAACCGCGCGGTGGGCTTCCGGCTGGTGAGCAAGGCGTCGCAGAAGGGCGTCGTGAACCTGTCCAAGGTGGTGCCGCTGGCCGGTGGACTGGTGGGCGGCGCGGTGGATGCGCTCGCGTGCCGCGCGGTGGGCGCGACGGCGCGGCGGCTGTTCTCTCCCGGGCCGGGACCGCTGGTGCCCGTGCCGGGCATGTCGCCTGGATGA
- a CDS encoding phospholipase D-like domain-containing protein, translating into MGALLLAGCPSACNTKESSRPFQLTGQVGSRGAGFAAALYQTTGVRMEPRNRIRWANNGAVFDVMVEEIGRARASINLVMFIWRPGRASDRMIEALAERTKAGVHCRILVDPLGSGPFEKEVKPRLESIGCEAHLFRPLPADENLARNHRKIVVVDGKVAITGGLAIQDEWLGEARNEKEWRDTNVRVQGPVVAQLQQAFAENWQETTGELLPTTDFPTLSVAQPGLDAAGEGWAAFVSSTANPEVTRAERLTQLMVKAAKKRLWISQAYFTPNDALTALLVEKARAGVDVRVLAPGDKNDQKAITVLQRQTYDTLRAAGVRLWEYQPSMMHAKTMLVDDRLVLVGSINYDALSFNLLEEGSLVLEDLEAARQLEAIFLEDLTHAREVQAEQAQR; encoded by the coding sequence ATGGGGGCGTTGTTGCTCGCGGGATGTCCGTCCGCGTGCAACACGAAGGAATCGTCTCGCCCATTCCAGCTCACGGGGCAGGTGGGGTCGCGTGGGGCGGGCTTCGCGGCGGCGCTGTACCAGACGACGGGCGTGCGGATGGAACCGCGCAACCGCATCCGGTGGGCGAACAACGGCGCCGTCTTCGACGTGATGGTGGAAGAAATCGGCCGGGCCCGCGCCTCCATCAACCTGGTCATGTTCATCTGGCGGCCGGGCCGTGCGTCCGACCGGATGATTGAAGCACTCGCCGAGCGCACCAAGGCCGGCGTGCACTGCCGCATCCTGGTGGACCCGCTGGGCAGCGGCCCGTTCGAGAAGGAGGTGAAGCCCAGGCTGGAGTCCATCGGCTGCGAGGCGCACCTGTTCCGCCCGCTGCCGGCGGACGAGAACCTGGCGCGCAACCACCGCAAGATCGTCGTGGTGGACGGCAAGGTGGCCATCACCGGCGGGCTCGCCATCCAGGACGAGTGGCTGGGCGAGGCGCGCAACGAGAAGGAGTGGCGCGACACCAACGTGCGGGTGCAGGGCCCGGTGGTGGCGCAGCTCCAGCAGGCGTTCGCGGAGAACTGGCAGGAGACGACGGGCGAGCTCCTGCCCACGACGGACTTCCCCACGCTGTCGGTGGCGCAGCCCGGCCTGGACGCCGCGGGTGAAGGCTGGGCGGCCTTCGTCAGCAGCACGGCGAACCCGGAGGTGACGCGCGCCGAGCGATTGACGCAGCTCATGGTGAAGGCGGCGAAGAAGCGGCTGTGGATTTCGCAGGCGTACTTCACGCCCAACGACGCGCTGACGGCGCTGCTGGTGGAGAAGGCGCGCGCGGGCGTGGACGTGCGGGTGCTGGCGCCGGGGGACAAGAACGACCAGAAGGCCATCACGGTGCTCCAGCGCCAGACCTACGACACGCTGCGGGCAGCGGGCGTGCGGCTCTGGGAGTACCAGCCGTCGATGATGCACGCGAAGACGATGCTGGTGGATGACCGGCTGGTGCTGGTGGGGTCCATCAACTACGACGCGCTGTCGTTCAACCTGCTGGAGGAGGGCTCGCTGGTGCTGGAGGACCTGGAGGCGGCGCGCCAGTTGGAGGCCATCTTCCTGGAGGACCTGACGCACGCAAGAGAGGTCCAGGCCGAGCAGGCCCAGCGCTGA
- a CDS encoding ABC transporter substrate-binding protein, whose protein sequence is MGRLLVLLVALGLCVGGCRRSSEEAGTGGRTRIVFKFQPLWGDPKPFRELLAKYERANPDVELVTEALPNSSDLAHQFFLTSLQGGATDFDVLVADVVWVPEFARAGWVADLSEDFPPARLREDFLPGPVDAVVMNGRTYAVPWYVDVGVLYYRTDLVPRAPRTYEELRRFTRDAMAKTPGLQGYVWQGRQYEGLTCNVYEALWGHGGQSLGPDGRVLLETEAAREALAYLHGLIAEGLSPPTVTGFGEEESRRVFQEGRAVFMRNWPYAWSEAQAEGSPIRGKVGIAPLPTKDGQPGWGTLGGWQLAVNAHVSPARRKAAARLIAHLTSPEANRVLALHYARNPPRLALYDDPELRAEEPFIASLKEALTRARPRPVTPYYLLIADVLQSEFSAAVAGLRTPEVSLTRAQKQVDHLTGEQPKEEAE, encoded by the coding sequence ATGGGCCGCCTCCTCGTCCTCCTCGTCGCGCTGGGCCTCTGTGTGGGAGGGTGCCGGCGCTCGTCCGAGGAGGCGGGCACCGGGGGCCGCACGCGCATCGTCTTCAAGTTCCAGCCGCTGTGGGGCGACCCGAAGCCGTTCCGTGAGCTGCTGGCGAAGTACGAGCGCGCCAACCCGGACGTGGAGCTGGTGACGGAGGCGCTGCCGAACTCATCGGACCTGGCGCACCAGTTCTTCCTCACGTCGTTGCAGGGCGGGGCCACGGACTTCGACGTGCTGGTGGCGGACGTCGTCTGGGTGCCGGAGTTCGCTCGCGCGGGCTGGGTCGCGGACCTGTCCGAGGACTTCCCTCCCGCGCGCCTGCGCGAGGACTTCCTGCCCGGCCCGGTGGACGCCGTCGTGATGAACGGCCGCACGTACGCGGTGCCCTGGTACGTGGACGTGGGCGTCCTCTACTACCGCACGGACCTGGTGCCTCGCGCGCCGCGCACCTACGAGGAGCTGCGGCGCTTCACCCGCGACGCGATGGCGAAGACGCCCGGCCTTCAGGGCTACGTGTGGCAGGGCCGGCAATACGAAGGCCTGACCTGCAACGTGTACGAGGCGCTGTGGGGCCACGGCGGCCAGTCGCTGGGACCGGACGGGCGCGTGCTGCTGGAGACGGAGGCCGCGCGCGAGGCGCTGGCGTACCTGCACGGGCTCATCGCCGAAGGGCTGTCGCCTCCCACGGTCACGGGCTTTGGCGAGGAGGAGTCCCGGCGCGTGTTCCAGGAGGGCCGCGCGGTGTTCATGCGCAACTGGCCCTATGCGTGGAGCGAGGCGCAGGCGGAGGGCTCTCCCATCCGGGGGAAGGTGGGCATCGCGCCCCTGCCGACGAAGGATGGACAGCCGGGGTGGGGGACGCTGGGCGGATGGCAACTGGCGGTGAACGCGCACGTGTCGCCCGCTCGGCGCAAGGCGGCGGCCCGGCTCATCGCGCACCTGACGTCGCCGGAGGCGAACCGCGTGCTGGCGCTGCACTACGCGCGCAACCCTCCGAGGCTCGCGCTGTATGACGACCCGGAGCTGCGCGCCGAGGAGCCATTCATCGCGAGCCTGAAGGAGGCGCTGACGCGGGCGCGGCCCCGGCCGGTGACGCCGTACTACCTGCTCATCGCGGACGTGCTCCAGAGCGAGTTCTCCGCCGCCGTCGCGGGCCTGCGCACTCCGGAGGTGTCGCTCACCCGCGCGCAGAAGCAGGTGGATCACCTGACGGGTGAGCAGCCGAAGGAGGAGGCGGAGTGA
- a CDS encoding ATP-binding protein, translating to MSARGSAARELLTPLPSAERPLSILLLEDSPLDAQLVAAQLEEGGLPSTLECVPGRAAFVAALEKGKFDLILSDYNVPGFDGMSALEAAQAVCPDTPFLFVSGALGEDRAIELLKRGATDYVLKDRLERLGPSVRRALREAEGVRLRKRTEEALRRSEERYQLVAHASFDAIWDLDLQTDAMHWIGDATEEVFGFPLEEVGADAAWWRRHIHGEDRERVLAGLQRAFDSDEDRWQDEYRVLRKDGAYAYVAAQGSILRGASGKARRIVGAMRDITERRRAEEERQKLVHEAQARVEFEQQLIGIVSHDLRNPLGAILTGASLMLRRDDIQPWHAKAAARILSAAERATRMIRDLLDFTQARMGGGIPVQAAPCDFHALTLQVVEEARTAHPERTIQMEQAGDGQGTWDSDRMAQVLSNLLGNALKYSPETTPVRVESQGEPDAVVVHVRNGGDPIPPEMLPRIFEPLQRGTTVGRSERSIGLGLYIVRQLVLAHGGTVNAQSSAAEGTVFTVRLPRVPVRDTQ from the coding sequence GTGAGCGCTCGCGGCAGTGCCGCACGGGAGCTGCTGACCCCGCTGCCTTCGGCGGAGCGGCCGCTGTCCATCCTGCTGCTGGAGGACAGCCCGCTGGACGCGCAGCTGGTGGCCGCGCAGCTGGAGGAGGGCGGCCTGCCCTCGACGCTGGAGTGCGTGCCGGGCCGGGCGGCCTTCGTCGCGGCGCTGGAGAAGGGGAAGTTCGACCTCATCCTGTCCGACTACAACGTGCCGGGCTTCGACGGGATGAGCGCGCTGGAGGCGGCGCAGGCCGTGTGCCCGGACACGCCGTTCCTCTTCGTGTCCGGCGCGCTGGGCGAGGACCGCGCCATCGAGCTGCTCAAGCGCGGCGCCACGGACTACGTGCTCAAGGACCGGCTGGAGCGGCTGGGCCCCAGCGTGCGGCGGGCGCTGCGCGAGGCGGAAGGGGTGCGGCTGCGCAAGCGCACGGAGGAGGCGCTGCGCCGCTCCGAGGAGCGCTACCAGTTGGTGGCCCACGCGAGCTTCGACGCCATCTGGGACCTGGACCTCCAGACGGACGCGATGCACTGGATTGGCGACGCGACGGAGGAGGTCTTCGGCTTCCCCCTGGAAGAGGTGGGCGCGGACGCCGCGTGGTGGCGCCGGCACATCCACGGCGAGGACCGCGAGCGCGTGCTGGCGGGGCTGCAGCGGGCGTTCGATTCCGACGAGGACCGGTGGCAGGACGAGTACCGCGTGCTGCGCAAGGACGGGGCGTACGCGTACGTGGCGGCGCAGGGCTCCATCCTGCGCGGGGCGAGCGGGAAGGCGCGGCGCATCGTGGGCGCCATGCGCGACATCACGGAGCGCAGGCGGGCGGAGGAGGAGCGCCAGAAGCTGGTGCACGAGGCGCAGGCGCGGGTGGAGTTCGAGCAGCAGCTCATTGGCATCGTGAGCCACGACCTGCGCAACCCCCTGGGCGCCATCCTCACCGGCGCGTCGCTGATGCTGCGGCGGGACGACATCCAGCCGTGGCACGCGAAGGCGGCGGCGCGCATCCTGTCCGCGGCGGAGCGGGCCACGCGGATGATCCGCGACCTCCTGGACTTCACGCAGGCGCGCATGGGCGGCGGCATCCCGGTGCAGGCGGCGCCGTGTGACTTCCACGCGCTCACGTTGCAGGTGGTGGAGGAGGCGCGCACGGCGCATCCGGAGCGCACCATCCAGATGGAGCAGGCGGGCGACGGGCAGGGGACGTGGGACTCCGACCGGATGGCGCAGGTGCTCTCCAACCTGCTGGGCAACGCGCTGAAGTACAGCCCGGAGACCACACCGGTGCGCGTGGAGAGCCAGGGCGAGCCGGACGCCGTCGTGGTGCACGTGCGCAACGGAGGCGACCCCATTCCGCCAGAGATGCTGCCGCGCATCTTCGAGCCGCTCCAGCGCGGGACGACGGTGGGCCGCTCCGAGCGCAGCATCGGGCTGGGGCTCTACATCGTGCGGCAGCTGGTGCTGGCGCACGGCGGGACGGTGAACGCGCAGTCCTCCGCGGCGGAGGGCACGGTGTTCACCGTGCGCCTGCCTCGCGTGCCGGTGCGGGACACGCAGTAA
- a CDS encoding carbohydrate ABC transporter permease: MKRPGLGTALAVVAFLTFFLGPFLWQVLTSLWPDGELTRPWPSHLTGANYESVLFGRPFLWAVLNSLVVATLTTVFCLTVGASAAFALAKLEFRGRGPLLSAALGVSMFPPIATVSPLYLILNAVGLRDSLVGLALPYTTFALPLTLWVLTSFFRQLPDELYRAARVDGCTPVGAFRRVLLPLAAPGLATTAILVFIFAWNEFLYALTFLSTPEKRTVPVAISLFASEYKEPWGEIAAASVVATLPLVVLTVLFQRRIVSGLTAGAVKE, translated from the coding sequence ATGAAGCGGCCGGGGCTGGGCACGGCGCTGGCCGTGGTGGCGTTCCTCACGTTCTTCCTGGGCCCGTTCCTCTGGCAGGTGCTGACGAGCCTGTGGCCGGACGGCGAGCTGACGCGGCCGTGGCCTTCGCACCTGACGGGGGCGAACTACGAGAGCGTGCTGTTCGGGCGGCCGTTCCTGTGGGCGGTGTTGAACTCGCTGGTGGTGGCGACGCTGACGACGGTGTTCTGTCTCACGGTGGGCGCGTCCGCGGCGTTCGCGCTGGCGAAGCTGGAGTTCCGGGGGCGGGGACCGCTGCTGTCCGCGGCGCTGGGCGTGTCGATGTTCCCGCCCATCGCGACGGTGAGCCCGCTGTACCTCATCCTCAACGCGGTGGGGCTCAGGGACAGCCTGGTGGGGCTGGCGCTGCCGTACACGACGTTCGCGCTGCCGCTGACGTTGTGGGTGCTGACGTCGTTCTTCCGCCAGCTGCCGGACGAGCTGTACCGGGCGGCGCGGGTGGACGGGTGCACGCCGGTGGGCGCGTTCCGCAGGGTGCTGTTGCCGCTGGCGGCGCCGGGCCTGGCGACGACGGCCATCCTGGTCTTCATCTTCGCGTGGAACGAGTTCCTCTACGCGCTGACGTTCCTGTCCACGCCGGAGAAGCGCACGGTGCCGGTGGCCATCAGCCTCTTCGCCAGCGAGTACAAGGAACCCTGGGGAGAGATCGCCGCCGCGTCCGTGGTGGCCACGCTGCCACTGGTGGTGCTCACGGTGCTGTTCCAGCGGCGCATCGTGTCCGGGCTCACGGCCGGCGCGGTGAAGGAGTAG
- a CDS encoding response regulator, with protein MIELKRILLVEDSANDVALTLAALEEVHLANEVVVVRDGQQALDYLFRKGEYAGRQDGHPAVVLLDLKLPKVDGLEVLEKVKGAPELKAVPVVMLTSSREERDLARSYGLGVNAYVVKPVAFPDFVSALRELGLFWAVVNQPPPGSPGTSGAPK; from the coding sequence GTGATCGAGCTGAAGCGAATCCTCCTGGTGGAAGACAGCGCCAACGACGTGGCGCTCACGCTGGCCGCGCTGGAGGAGGTGCACCTGGCGAATGAAGTCGTGGTCGTGCGCGACGGGCAACAGGCGCTGGACTACCTCTTCCGCAAGGGCGAGTACGCGGGCCGGCAGGACGGCCATCCGGCGGTGGTGCTGCTGGACCTGAAGCTGCCCAAGGTGGACGGGCTGGAGGTGCTGGAGAAGGTGAAGGGCGCCCCGGAGCTGAAGGCGGTGCCGGTGGTGATGCTCACCTCGTCGCGCGAGGAGCGGGACCTGGCGCGCAGCTACGGCCTGGGCGTGAACGCCTACGTGGTGAAGCCCGTGGCCTTCCCGGACTTCGTGTCCGCGCTGCGCGAGCTGGGGCTGTTCTGGGCCGTGGTGAACCAGCCGCCTCCGGGCTCGCCCGGCACGAGCGGAGCCCCCAAGTGA
- a CDS encoding ABC transporter permease subunit — MRGAGSQARERRQAYLLVAPAVLVLAVVALYPVLAAVWLSLHRFILVFGERRFTGLENYVYLMGDVRFWSALGNTAYFTAVAVTVELLLAVPLALLLNRAFPGRGLLRASVLVPWAIPTVVSARLWAWMFNPDYGLINRMLGGAEVNWLGAPGYALHAAILVDVWKTTPFVALLVLAGLQGIPEDLYKAARVDGASTWRQFRSITLPLLKPALLLAVLFRSLDAFRVFDAIYVLTEGGPANTTETLSIYAYKTLMRSGDFGYGSALSVATFLCVVLLAVVWLRWLGREEGRR, encoded by the coding sequence GTGAGGGGCGCGGGTTCGCAGGCGCGGGAGCGGCGGCAGGCGTACCTGCTGGTGGCGCCGGCCGTGCTGGTGCTGGCGGTGGTGGCGCTGTACCCGGTGCTGGCGGCGGTGTGGCTGAGCCTGCACCGCTTCATCCTGGTGTTCGGCGAGCGGCGCTTCACGGGGCTGGAGAACTACGTCTACCTGATGGGGGACGTGCGCTTCTGGTCCGCGCTGGGGAACACGGCGTACTTCACGGCGGTGGCGGTGACGGTGGAGCTGTTGCTCGCGGTGCCGCTGGCGCTGCTGCTCAACCGCGCGTTCCCGGGGCGGGGGCTGCTGCGCGCATCGGTGCTGGTGCCCTGGGCGATTCCCACGGTGGTGAGCGCGAGGCTGTGGGCGTGGATGTTCAACCCGGACTACGGGCTCATCAACCGGATGCTGGGGGGCGCGGAGGTGAACTGGCTGGGCGCGCCGGGGTATGCGCTGCACGCGGCCATCCTGGTGGACGTGTGGAAGACGACGCCCTTCGTGGCGCTGCTGGTGCTGGCGGGGCTCCAGGGCATTCCGGAGGACCTCTACAAGGCGGCGCGCGTGGATGGCGCCTCGACGTGGCGGCAGTTCCGGTCCATCACGCTGCCGCTCTTGAAGCCCGCGCTGCTGCTGGCGGTGCTGTTCCGGTCGCTGGACGCGTTCCGCGTGTTCGACGCCATCTATGTGCTGACGGAGGGCGGGCCGGCGAACACGACGGAGACGCTGAGCATCTACGCGTACAAGACGCTGATGCGCTCCGGGGACTTCGGTTACGGCAGCGCGCTGTCGGTGGCGACGTTCCTGTGCGTGGTGCTGCTGGCGGTGGTGTGGCTGCGCTGGCTGGGGCGCGAGGAGGGGCGGCGATGA